A section of the Flaviflexus equikiangi genome encodes:
- a CDS encoding MFS transporter: protein MSTTQDRSMRKKVTAWALWDWASAAFNAVVTTFVFSVYIADADLFGDNANASLGWTMTAAGIFVAIIAPVIGQSTDRSGKRRGLIAFTTSVTIIATAALAFVRPDESYLWLGLLLLAIGNIAFETGSVVYNAMLTDISTPKNIGKISGIGWGLGYVGGIVLMLFLYVGIIGPEVGWFGVTSGDGMSVRVSMVLCAVWTLAFSLPLMLTAADTEAKTTSRVGIIDSYRMLLRSVARLWRTDRSIVWFLISSAIYRDGLAGVFAFGGVLAGVAFGFDSGEVLIFGITANLVAGIATIKFGYIDDRVGSRPVILFSLASMVILGLLIFLLHDQGKIVFWIAGLLLCIFVGPAQASSRTYLARIIPPGEEGEIFGLYATTGRAVSFLSPFMYATAISIGAILLDSSKKDAAYFGILGIAIVLFAGFASFLKVRPAEEKLTDSAA, encoded by the coding sequence ATGAGCACTACGCAAGACCGTTCGATGCGGAAGAAAGTCACAGCATGGGCGCTGTGGGATTGGGCCTCCGCTGCTTTCAATGCCGTCGTCACAACGTTCGTCTTCTCCGTCTACATCGCCGATGCTGACCTCTTCGGGGACAACGCGAACGCATCGCTGGGATGGACGATGACGGCGGCCGGGATCTTCGTCGCCATCATCGCCCCCGTAATCGGGCAGTCCACCGACCGCAGCGGCAAGAGGCGCGGCCTCATCGCGTTCACAACATCCGTGACCATCATCGCCACCGCAGCCCTCGCCTTCGTTCGCCCCGACGAGTCCTACCTGTGGCTCGGCCTCCTGCTCCTCGCCATCGGCAACATCGCCTTCGAAACTGGTTCCGTTGTCTACAATGCGATGCTGACCGACATCTCCACACCGAAGAACATCGGCAAGATCTCCGGCATCGGCTGGGGTCTCGGCTACGTCGGCGGCATCGTCCTCATGCTGTTCCTCTACGTCGGCATCATCGGCCCCGAGGTGGGCTGGTTCGGCGTCACCTCCGGTGACGGCATGAGCGTGCGAGTCTCGATGGTCCTGTGCGCCGTGTGGACGCTCGCATTCTCGCTTCCCCTCATGCTGACAGCGGCTGATACTGAGGCGAAGACGACCAGCAGGGTCGGCATCATCGACTCCTACCGCATGCTCTTGAGATCTGTCGCCCGGCTGTGGCGGACCGACCGCTCGATCGTCTGGTTCCTCATCTCCTCCGCTATCTACCGAGATGGTCTGGCGGGTGTCTTCGCTTTCGGCGGGGTCCTTGCAGGCGTCGCCTTCGGTTTCGATAGCGGCGAAGTGCTGATCTTCGGTATCACCGCGAACCTTGTTGCCGGGATCGCCACCATCAAGTTCGGCTACATCGATGATCGTGTGGGGTCTCGCCCCGTCATCCTGTTCTCTCTCGCCTCCATGGTGATCCTCGGCCTGCTCATCTTCCTTCTGCACGACCAGGGGAAGATCGTGTTCTGGATCGCGGGCCTGCTTCTGTGCATCTTCGTCGGCCCTGCCCAGGCAAGCTCCCGCACGTATCTCGCCCGCATCATCCCGCCCGGGGAGGAGGGTGAGATCTTCGGCCTCTACGCGACAACGGGAAGAGCGGTCTCGTTCCTCTCCCCATTCATGTACGCGACAGCAATCTCGATCGGCGCGATTCTTCTCGATTCCTCGAAGAAAGACGCCGCCTACTTCGGAATCCTCGGCATCGCCATTGTCCTGTTCGCGGGATTCGCATCGTTCCTCAAGGTCCGCCCGGCAGAAGAGAAGCTGACGGACTCCGCGGCCTGA
- a CDS encoding response regulator transcription factor — protein sequence MTLILLVEDEASYRDTLSFNLRRDGYDIVAVGDGKEALDMFSRIHPDIVLLDLMLPGLSGTEVCRQIRQKSNVPVIMLTAKDSEIDKVVGLEIGADDYVTKPYSYRELVARMRAVLRRGGVEGDEEADATISIGRITMNVDRHEVTIDGEPAPMPLREFELLELFLRNPNRVLTRGQIIDRIWGSNYVGDTKTLDVHVKRLRSKIEVDPSAPEVLKTVRGLGYKLVSES from the coding sequence ATGACCCTGATTCTCCTCGTGGAGGATGAAGCGTCCTATCGCGATACGCTGTCGTTCAATCTCCGCAGGGACGGCTACGACATCGTTGCCGTGGGAGACGGGAAAGAAGCACTCGACATGTTCTCCCGCATCCATCCCGATATTGTGCTCCTCGATCTCATGCTGCCGGGCCTGTCGGGGACGGAGGTGTGTCGCCAGATTCGGCAGAAATCGAACGTCCCTGTCATCATGCTGACCGCCAAAGACTCGGAGATAGACAAGGTTGTTGGGCTCGAGATCGGTGCCGATGACTACGTCACCAAGCCCTATTCCTACCGGGAGCTCGTCGCTCGCATGAGAGCCGTCCTGCGTCGCGGCGGGGTCGAAGGAGACGAGGAGGCTGATGCGACGATCAGCATCGGCCGCATCACGATGAATGTCGATCGCCACGAGGTGACGATCGATGGGGAACCTGCACCGATGCCGCTGAGGGAGTTCGAGCTCCTCGAACTGTTCCTCCGCAACCCGAACCGAGTCTTGACGCGGGGCCAGATCATCGACCGAATCTGGGGCTCCAACTACGTGGGTGACACGAAGACGCTCGACGTCCACGTCAAACGCCTGCGCTCAAAGATCGAGGTCGACCCGTCCGCCCCAGAGGTGTTGAAGACCGTCCGCGGTCTCGGCTACAAGCTCGTGTCAGAGTCCTGA
- the cysS gene encoding cysteine--tRNA ligase, giving the protein MTLEIHDSATKTQQVFEPRVPGKVGIYLCGATVQGSPHIGHLRSALAFDVLARWLSRSGYQVTTVRNVTDIDDKILAKSAEADWEWWAWAYRFEQEFSAAYRALGVLPPTYEPRATGHITDMISLIGTIIDRGHAYAGNPGNVYFDVESLPDYGSLTRQDLRNMTVDEDDVETDKRNPHDFALWKAPKDGEPETAAWDSPWGRGRPGWHIECSAMAGRYLGDAFDIHGGGIDLRFPHHENEQAQSHAAGRSFAKYWMHNAWVTVDGEKMSKSLGNSLIVSEILKNVSAPVLRFALTTVHYRSTVAYSPVTLSEASANWERISGFLARAAETVGEADSDAVAGLGAGELPVEFREAMDDDLNVSAAMAVIHDHITRANVALSARDDLAVAEAQVTIRAMLDVLGLDPRSQQWRDAGGNSHDEALSVLVQDVLDRRAQARADKNWELADSLRDTLTEAGINVEDGADGVRWHVKENS; this is encoded by the coding sequence GTGACTCTGGAAATTCATGACTCAGCGACAAAAACCCAACAGGTGTTCGAGCCTCGTGTCCCCGGCAAGGTGGGCATCTACCTCTGTGGGGCCACCGTACAGGGCTCCCCTCATATCGGACACCTGCGGTCGGCGCTGGCCTTCGACGTTCTCGCACGGTGGCTGAGCAGATCGGGGTACCAGGTCACGACGGTCCGGAACGTCACCGATATCGACGACAAGATCCTTGCCAAGTCTGCCGAAGCCGACTGGGAGTGGTGGGCGTGGGCCTATCGTTTCGAGCAGGAGTTCTCCGCAGCCTACCGGGCTCTCGGCGTCCTGCCCCCCACGTACGAGCCACGGGCGACCGGCCACATCACCGACATGATCAGCCTCATCGGCACGATCATCGACCGGGGCCACGCCTATGCGGGGAACCCCGGCAACGTCTATTTCGACGTGGAGTCTTTGCCTGACTATGGTTCACTCACCCGCCAAGACCTGAGGAATATGACGGTCGACGAGGACGATGTCGAGACTGATAAGCGCAATCCGCACGACTTCGCACTGTGGAAGGCTCCGAAAGACGGTGAGCCGGAGACAGCCGCGTGGGACAGCCCCTGGGGGCGCGGTCGTCCCGGATGGCATATCGAATGCTCGGCCATGGCAGGACGCTACCTCGGCGACGCTTTCGATATTCACGGCGGCGGGATCGACCTCCGTTTCCCCCACCACGAGAACGAGCAGGCGCAATCCCATGCGGCAGGCAGGAGCTTCGCAAAATACTGGATGCACAACGCCTGGGTGACGGTCGACGGTGAGAAGATGAGCAAGTCCCTCGGGAACTCCCTCATCGTGTCCGAGATTCTCAAGAACGTGTCGGCGCCTGTCCTCCGTTTCGCGTTGACAACGGTTCACTACCGCTCGACGGTCGCATACTCACCCGTGACCCTGTCCGAAGCCAGCGCCAACTGGGAGAGGATCTCAGGTTTCCTCGCGCGGGCTGCCGAAACCGTCGGCGAGGCGGACAGCGATGCTGTCGCCGGGCTGGGGGCGGGCGAGCTGCCGGTCGAGTTCAGGGAAGCCATGGACGACGATCTTAACGTGTCGGCCGCCATGGCAGTGATCCACGATCACATCACGAGAGCGAACGTCGCGCTCTCGGCGCGCGACGATCTGGCCGTGGCAGAGGCCCAGGTGACGATCAGGGCGATGCTCGACGTCCTCGGCCTCGACCCGCGATCGCAGCAGTGGCGCGATGCTGGCGGGAACTCGCACGACGAGGCGCTCAGTGTCCTCGTCCAGGACGTGCTCGATCGTCGCGCCCAGGCAAGAGCCGATAAGAACTGGGAGCTGGCAGACAGTCTGCGCGACACTCTCACCGAAGCAGGAATCAATGTTGAAGACGGCGCCGATGGCGTGCGTTGGCACGTCAAGGAGAACTCATGA
- the ispD gene encoding 2-C-methyl-D-erythritol 4-phosphate cytidylyltransferase — protein sequence MTTAVVVTAAGMGTRLGFNMPKALVPLAGRTLIEHALDGVIASSIADRIVVTIPPGTEDVFSALVGADVTIVAGGDHRQQSVKNGIDAVADADIILVHDAARCLTPPAVMVRVRDAIRAGHAGAVPAIPVTDTIKQVEPGSPYEPIVHTLDRSVMRAVQTPQGFRGDVLRAAHATRWPGADGAPDDAILVEHAGHDVVIVEGSHMAMKITTVLDLRLAELLLQGQS from the coding sequence ATGACGACCGCCGTTGTCGTGACGGCCGCTGGCATGGGGACCCGTCTCGGGTTCAACATGCCGAAAGCGCTTGTGCCGCTGGCAGGGCGCACCCTTATCGAGCATGCTCTCGACGGCGTGATCGCCTCGAGCATTGCTGACCGGATCGTGGTCACGATCCCCCCGGGAACAGAGGACGTGTTCTCGGCACTTGTGGGCGCCGACGTCACGATCGTGGCGGGCGGCGATCACCGGCAGCAGTCCGTCAAGAACGGCATCGATGCTGTGGCCGATGCCGACATCATTCTCGTGCACGATGCGGCCCGATGCTTGACCCCGCCGGCAGTGATGGTGCGCGTGCGGGACGCGATCCGCGCCGGTCACGCAGGTGCCGTTCCCGCTATCCCCGTCACCGATACGATTAAGCAGGTGGAGCCGGGCTCCCCGTACGAACCGATCGTCCACACGCTCGACAGGAGCGTCATGAGGGCCGTGCAGACACCCCAGGGATTCCGTGGAGACGTGCTTCGAGCCGCACACGCCACACGGTGGCCGGGCGCTGATGGTGCGCCGGACGACGCGATCCTGGTCGAACACGCCGGCCACGATGTCGTCATCGTCGAGGGGAGCCACATGGCAATGAAGATCACGACCGTGCTGGATCTGCGTCTTGCGGAGCTCCTTCTCCAGGGACAGTCATGA
- the rlmB gene encoding 23S rRNA (guanosine(2251)-2'-O)-methyltransferase RlmB translates to MNNHRPANKKGPKVGSGGVRRRRLEGRGPTPKAVDREYHPAHARVKAKEAEEKRAEAIKIARAGGKLPSYLKLEPGHELIVGRNAVVEAVRADVPLTRVFIVTGNTTDERMEEAARTAAERGAPVIEVTRGHLDIMTEKASHQGIAIEVPPYDYTTIEAVADDIAASDRTGLILALDSVTDPHNLGAVLRSASAFNADAVLITERRSAGVNGTVWKVSAGAAARVPVARETNLVRSLQDLKSRGFFVVGLAGEGDVMLDELELADMPLVLVTGSEGKGLSRLVRDTCDQICSIPISGEMESLNAAVATGIALYEVDCRRRKGTK, encoded by the coding sequence ATGAACAATCATCGCCCCGCCAATAAGAAGGGCCCGAAAGTCGGGTCCGGCGGTGTGCGCCGCCGCAGGCTTGAAGGCCGCGGCCCCACGCCGAAAGCTGTCGACCGCGAATACCATCCCGCGCACGCGCGAGTGAAGGCCAAGGAGGCTGAGGAGAAGCGGGCAGAGGCGATCAAGATCGCTCGTGCCGGCGGCAAGCTCCCCTCCTATCTCAAGCTCGAGCCCGGCCATGAGCTGATCGTCGGACGCAACGCGGTCGTCGAGGCCGTCCGTGCCGATGTGCCGCTCACGCGCGTCTTCATCGTGACGGGAAACACGACGGATGAGCGGATGGAGGAAGCGGCCCGTACCGCGGCCGAACGCGGCGCTCCCGTGATCGAGGTGACCCGCGGTCATCTCGACATCATGACGGAGAAAGCCTCACATCAGGGCATCGCCATCGAGGTTCCGCCCTACGACTACACGACGATCGAAGCGGTCGCTGACGACATTGCTGCCTCCGATCGGACAGGACTCATTCTTGCTCTCGATTCGGTGACCGACCCGCACAACCTGGGCGCAGTGCTCCGGTCAGCATCGGCCTTCAACGCGGACGCCGTCCTCATCACCGAACGCCGCTCTGCCGGTGTCAACGGCACCGTGTGGAAGGTGTCGGCCGGTGCGGCTGCCCGTGTCCCGGTCGCCCGCGAAACAAACCTTGTCCGTTCGCTCCAGGACCTGAAATCACGAGGCTTCTTCGTTGTCGGACTCGCTGGGGAGGGCGATGTCATGCTCGATGAGCTCGAGCTGGCCGACATGCCTCTCGTCCTTGTGACAGGCTCTGAGGGCAAGGGCCTGTCGAGACTCGTGCGCGACACGTGCGACCAGATCTGTTCGATCCCGATCTCGGGGGAGATGGAGTCGTTGAACGCGGCTGTTGCCACCGGTATCGCCCTCTACGAGGTGGACTGCCGCCGTCGAAAGGGTACGAAATGA
- the ispF gene encoding 2-C-methyl-D-erythritol 2,4-cyclodiphosphate synthase, with translation MRVATALDVHAFSTEPRPLMLACLEFAPTGGLAGHSDADVAAHAAADALLIASGIGELGTVFGTDRPEWAGASGAALLGEAVRLVLADDWHVANISIQIIGQKPRFAPRKIEAQDAMSRLVGAPVMIAATTTDHLGALGRVEGIGALSTALLTR, from the coding sequence ATGAGAGTGGCGACTGCGCTCGATGTTCACGCGTTTTCGACCGAGCCGCGTCCGCTCATGCTGGCCTGCCTCGAGTTCGCACCGACAGGAGGCCTGGCAGGACACAGTGACGCCGATGTCGCAGCTCATGCAGCAGCCGATGCTCTCCTCATCGCGTCAGGAATCGGTGAACTCGGCACAGTCTTCGGTACGGATCGACCCGAGTGGGCGGGAGCCTCCGGTGCTGCGCTGCTCGGCGAAGCGGTACGCCTCGTGCTGGCAGATGATTGGCATGTCGCCAACATATCGATACAGATCATTGGGCAGAAGCCGCGGTTCGCTCCCCGCAAGATCGAGGCGCAGGACGCGATGAGCAGGCTCGTTGGCGCTCCCGTCATGATCGCGGCGACGACCACAGACCATCTCGGTGCGCTGGGCCGCGTCGAAGGGATCGGCGCCCTCTCAACAGCGCTCCTCACCCGCTGA
- a CDS encoding CarD family transcriptional regulator, whose translation MSLKIGETVVYPHHGAAYIEDIETKVIDGEELKYLTLRVIQGDLVIQVPAASIEDVGVRDVSNHAQLEEVFAVLREETVEEPTNWSRRFKANGEKLTSGDVIKVAEVVRDLTRRDEGRHLSAGEKRMLMQARQILGSEVALAKDIDEEEASDLLDEILG comes from the coding sequence ATGTCGCTTAAGATCGGCGAGACTGTTGTCTACCCCCACCATGGGGCTGCTTACATTGAAGATATCGAGACGAAGGTCATCGACGGCGAAGAGCTGAAGTACCTGACCCTCCGTGTCATCCAGGGAGACCTTGTTATCCAGGTCCCCGCTGCCAGCATCGAAGATGTTGGCGTCCGTGACGTGTCCAACCACGCCCAGCTCGAGGAAGTCTTCGCCGTGCTCCGTGAGGAGACGGTCGAGGAACCCACGAACTGGTCGCGCAGGTTCAAGGCCAACGGCGAGAAGCTCACCTCCGGTGACGTCATCAAGGTCGCCGAAGTGGTTCGCGACCTCACGAGGCGCGACGAGGGCCGCCACCTGTCGGCCGGAGAGAAGCGCATGCTCATGCAGGCACGCCAGATCCTCGGTTCCGAAGTTGCTCTCGCGAAGGACATCGACGAGGAAGAAGCATCGGACCTCCTCGACGAGATTCTCGGCTGA